Within Peromyscus leucopus breed LL Stock chromosome 7, UCI_PerLeu_2.1, whole genome shotgun sequence, the genomic segment CCCTTTCCTATGAAGTGTGTGAATAATAAAATCCAATTTgattctaaaaaacaaacaggtgctGACCACAGCCAGATGCAAACAGTGTTCTGCCCTTCACATTTCTGAGAGTAAGGGCCGTTGTTCCCATCCCAGGACATTCTCCTGGGCACTGATGTACTTATTAGAAGTGCCTCAACCCAAGCTACATGGGAGAAAGGAGATGCTGAAGGTACCAAAGGCCCAGGCTTGGGCTGGTGCTGCCTAGAAAGCAGGGTGAGGGGTCTGGGGCTAAGGCCCCAACCCCTAGGATCTTTGTTGGTGCAAGGTCTCATATCCAGGTTGGATGAGCTGCCAAGGCTTTAAATTTGCAGGCTGAAAGACAGCCATTAGGATGAGCTCACCAGGAATGCTGACTCAGATAATATAAAAGCTCAGTCCAGAGTGCAAGGTACCGTCCAGGCAGAGCAGCTAACCAGTTTGTATCCCTCCCCTATTTACAATGACTGCTGCTGCCCCTGAGTGGGTGTAGAAGGCTGTGGGCACACATCCAGTAGGCAAGCGGCAGTTGGCACCCCCTCCCCAGTGGGAAGACTGTTCCCAAGCAGGTAGGAAGGGCCGGCTAGCGAGGTGGTGGAACACACAGATGACAACAGACAGGCTGGCCATGATAACTTAGTTTATGGGTCAAGCCGATGCAATGCAAAGTTGGTTGtcctttttatcatttcttttttttaacgaaaataaataaatcagatcTGTCCCTTTCAAGGtcaaaagagggaggaaggacagctGGCTCCTTGGGTCACCTTGCCCTTAATCACTCATCTCCTGTTTTGACCTGCCTTGGCACAgtgaaggaaaggatttatcaACTGCTTCCATGTGTtcaagggaacagaaagaaaattaagtggCTGGGGGAttagggaggagggaagagtcaGCAGGACCAAGAGGCAGCCAGTGTCTGGGGTTGGAAACCAAGGGAGCTTCTGGACTCGACTCAGAGCCAATCGCTCCAGGCATGGCAGCCAGGGCAAATTCCCACACACAGTCCAAAACCCAAGAAGGGTGGCAGAACTGGACCTAACTTTGTTGCTAAGGCCTTTTTAACTGCTCTGTTCCATTCTCTACTCACCCAACAGCAAGAACCTGCTGGCTATAGttcctccatgacttctcagTCTGACCCTAGCAAGACAAAGCTACCCCTGGTCTTGAATCTGTGGCTTGCTGGGTGCCAAGGACTGACTACTAGGACCCTGGGAAACCACAGGATTTCTGTTCCAACCCCAGAGGATTACATGGCGAGGATGGGCAGGGCCAGAGCTGCCTTCCCTAGGACACCTTGAGGGGACCTTTCTTTACCCTGCTCCTTATGGCTTCCGTGGAAGGTGTGCAGCCTGAGAGGGGTCAGCACAGGCCCTGCAGTATCTGGCTGGCCGAGGGGGCAGCTGAGATTGGAGTAGGACAGCCTGATTCTTATGAGAACGGGAAGGGACGTGGTACAGCAGGGGCAGAAGTGTGGGCAGTGCTGAGGCACTATGCTTTAGTTGAGAAGCAGAGAGCATCATGGACATGGGGGGCCATGGCCTGACCAACTCCAGGAGCATCTAAGAGAATTTCTTGAAGGCGTCCAGGTCAAAGGCTGTGTCCAGGAAGCGCTGCAGCTCTGTCAGGTGGGTTTTCTTGTTGCCAGTGGCTGGAGCAGCTGCTGGGTCTCGGCCAGCATAcctgagagaccagagagagggaggatgagGACAACAGCCAGAGGCAGGCCCTGCCTGGTCTTCTCTAGCTTGCTTCCAGGTTAACTGCCCACCAACCTGAGGGAAGGTTCTGCAGGCCTCCCCATCGGGACTTAGGCCTTACCAGACAGGCTTGGCACGGTCAATGGTGGTCCGAAGTCTTGGCTTGACATAGTCATAGTAGCCTTGGTTCTTGTGCTCTTCCTGGCACCAGGCCAGCTCAGCATTGGGATACTTCTGTGCCTCCTTCAGCAGGAGGTCGAAGGGGAATGGCGAGAGCTAGGAGAGAGCAGGGTTGGAATCAAGGGTGGAATTCATTGGGTGGGTAGGGTTAAGCAAAGGGAGGCTGGAATTCCAGAAGGGCAAGTCTCACAGCTATTGCAGGTAGGAAAGGTTAGAAACCTCAGTAAACGATTTTATGGCAAAGCACCCTAATCCAAATACCCCATAGGTGGGACACTGACACCTAGTTGCTATACCACATGCTCTCACCTGCTCAATCCTTGTAATAGCCACCTGCTCTGTCATGCCCCTGGCTTTGCGCTCTCGGGTGAGGTCATAGTACACCTTGCCAGTGCAGAAGAGTAGTCTTTTGACATTGTTTGGGTCCTGAGCTGCTGGGCCATCTTCTGGGATCACACGGTGGAAGTGGGTTCCTGCAAGAAAATTTCCACAGCTAGGCTGGTTCTTTCTCCAAGCCTATTCCACAGCTGCTGTGCATGAGCTGAGGGCTGTCACACAGGGTGGGATCTATGGTTTCTGAGGGTTACAGATACTTCTACCTCATAAGCTTCTAATACCTGTGCATTTGCTCAGACTAAGAAGGTTGTAGAAATGGCTTGGGGATGTAcatctttaaccctagcactcaggagacagaggcaagtggatctctctaagtttaaggccatcctgttctgcatagtgagtttcaggagagccagCGCTACatcagagagactgtctcaaaaaaaccaaccatcTGATGGCTGCTTATACCTTataaatttacaaattaaaaaaaagtgaaaacactcAAGAGGGCATGGCCAAACAACTGCTGCAGGAACTGCTGCTCACAAAACAGAGGAGACTTGAGACTGTTTTCATGGTTAAACATTCAACTGGGAAATGACAGTGTAGAGATGAAAAGTCCATGGGAAATCATATGCAGGCCGAGTgctggtgccacacacctttaatcccagtattcgggaCGCATAAATCATATTCAATGGTGAAAGACTGGAAACTGTTTCTCTGAGCTCAAGAACAAAGCTAGCAGGCCCCCTCTTGCTACTTCTACTCAACATGCTACTGGAGTCCTAAACACaacagctgggcaggagagaagacACACTGGGATCAAATGGGAAGTGGAAAGTGAGGGTGACTTATCATGCAAACCTGatgtgagttcagtccctggagccCTCGTAAAAGTGGAAGAACCAACTTCTGAAAGCATCCTCTCACTTCTATACATACTACACAAACTCCCcatcacagacacaaacacaaatatattaaataaaataaaatcccaatGATGACTTTTGTAGAAGAGAGGACTGCTCTCTAAAATTCATACAAGAACTCaaggggccgggcagtggtggcgcacgcctttaatcccagcactcggaggcagaggcaggtgggtctctgtgagttcgaggccagcctgggctacagagtgagttccaggaaaggcgcaaagctacacagaaaaaccctgtctcaaaacaaaacaacccccccaaacaaaaaacaaacaaaacccccaaatcaaAAAAACTCAAGGGACAACGAAtaaccaaataaaatttaagacaaaacaaagctcagaggaaaactttcaaaATGAACTATAAAAGCTACAGTAAACAGTGTGGCACTGACAggacctttagtcccagcacttgggaggcagaagcagatggatctctgagtttgaggccagcctggtctacagagtgagctccaagacagtcaaaactacacagagaaaccctgtcttgaaaaacaaacatagGGTGGCACTGAcataagacagacacacagaccagtGGACAGGACACAGAATAGAGTACACACATGGCCAAATTAATTTTCAACACAGGTGTCAAGGCCATACGCATACCATGGTGAAGAATAGTCTTCACAAATGGTGCTGTAAAGCTGGAAATCCATATGCAAAGGAATGAAGTCAGGATCTTGAAGGACTATTTGTATACCCATGTTCAAAACAGTGTTACTTACAAGAGCTAAAACAGAAGCACCCCAAGGACCCACCAAGCACGGGTGgataaaacaaatgcagcagatcCATAAAATAGATCGCTTCTCAGTCTTTTGGGTAAGATCAAGTGTGTAGAATGAAACACTCCTCCACCTTAACAAGACAGGAAATGATGGCGACACTATACCATGAACAAACCCTGAGGACATCATACTAACTGAAGTAAGTCAGTTATAAAAAGACCAATATAGACTGAGCACTCCTATTCTTTAAATTCAAAATCTGAAAACTCTCTGAATACCAACATGGCATCTCAAGGAGACTATTCATCTGCCATGTGATGGGTTACAATTACAGCACAGGTACACTGGAAATAGTGATTTTCATTACATGTGTACAAGATACACATTAAGTGCACTCTACATTTAGATTTGGGtccatacaaatatttcaaaaccaGGAAAAATACCAAATCCAAAACATCTCTGGTACTAAGCATTTTGGAGAAGGCTGCTCAGCTTTACTGTTTGATTCTtgttaaaaaatagaatgtggtTGTCAGTGAAAGAGCAGGAAAGTGTGGAGAGTACTTAGTGGGTATAGGTTTTCAGTTTTACCTGATGTAAGCTCTAGAAATAGATGGTGTGATGGCTGTACAACAGCAAGAATGTTCCTCTGTGACATTGAACACTTAAATATGGTTAAGACAGCAGATTCCACGTTATGTAAATGCCACCACACACAAAAGGTAGAACACAGCAAACCAGAGGTTTGCTGTACAGAAGACGACAGGGCTTGGTGGTTCAGAGGAAGCAGTCTTCTTGGCCTCATGAGCCCCAGGAACTTCTGGGCAGCTACAGGCTGTATTAGCACCTGCTTCTCACTCTCCAGGGAGAGATCTCAAGCCACAGACTCCTGTCTCAGCAGTGCAGCTGGCATGCTACCTCCCCACAGCTTCTCCTCACTGTGAAGAATTGACTCTGAGACTTGTCCTCCTGAGCTGTGGTGAGATGTCACATACATCTATTTGTGATCCTAGACGCACAGTGgtatctctttttgttgttttgttttattttagacagggcctGACCATGTAACTCTGTGGAGcatgctggccctgaactcagagacgctcctgcctctgcctccagagtgctgagatgaaagactTGGGCCATCCTGCTCTGCTATTTTAATGTGGTCCCAGGGGCACTCACAGTCAGAGGTCTGTATCTCATGACTAAAAGTCCAGAAAGGGCCTCAGGAGATGGGTAAATACAAGTCCTGTAGCCCTACAGAACAGCAAAGAGCCCCCAGAGCTAACACCTATGTCCTCCACACCTACCTGGAAGCATCTCATCAAAGCTAGTTCGTGCCTCAGGGTGGCGCAGCAGGGATTTGGGAGTGAAGACGATTAACTGAAAGGCAAAATATGCTCACAGTAgactatattttaaagattctaGAATGAAGGTACAAGGTAAAGGTCATCTAAACCTTGATCTTTGATACACAGCCAGGACAGACTGTCTTCCAGATCTCAATGGGAGACTCAcaaaatacaggaagaaaaaggaagatagTAATTTCTCTGTTATTTACCTCCCCTGGGTAGGTATTTACTCTCCAGGGCCATCTTCCTGACCTGGTGCCTCTCCGTGGTGAGCTGAGCAGCTCCTAGGTAGTCTTAAGGATAAGACACCTTTAGCCTGTCTAAAGCGGAAGGTCTAGTACCAGGGCTGTTCTGTCTTGTGGGTCTGCAGGCTATTGGGGCACAAAGCTGGAAGCCTTAGCTGTGTATCCATCCTTTGCAGTACCAAGGGCAGCAGGGCCCTCTCTGTATCCTTATCCCAGACACCCTCTTTCTGATTATTTTGTCCACTTGCCTTCTCCACACAGCTCCTACTCACACTTCAACATCCAGCTCAAAAGCTGCTTTATGGGGCTCCTGGAATTCCTTGGTCCCTGCTGGGGCTCACCATTTTCCCAATGCTCAGCATATCTACATGACAACCTGTCTTATTTCTCAATATACCATGACTCTACTTGCTGGGCTGAGGACTGCATTTTGGTGGACTCTCTTACATGTGGTACTAAGAGCATGTCAGGACTCTCATGCTGGGAGTGAGAATGTGCAGTTCCCTGGCATTCATAACAACAGGACCTGGCTTCCTGAGACTACATCTCATCCTTATTCCCCTTTAGGTATCATCCACCCAACCTAGAGAAAAAGACACTAGGGGAGTCCTTCTTTGTGTTAACACAGGAAGGCCAGCACCCTGGTGATTCTGGAGAACCCAGCACTGACCGGCTTCCGGAAGGGCAGCAGGATCTGTCGTCGAAGTACATGGAAGAAGTTGCCAGGGGTGGAACAGTTGACAACAATCCAGTTGCAGTCGTATAGCTGATTGATGTCAAAGTTGTTTTCCTGCAGGTCCTGCAGCAAGGAAGGAAATGGCCAGAGGCCAGTAATAGTTTGAGCATTCTGCCTGGGAGAAGGGTATCTTAGGGCAGAGGGGCCTCAGGATGTCTCACTGGAGACTCAAGGACTCACTAAAGACAGTAAGGAGCAGACTCCACAGGTTCCCAAGTCTGAACCCATTTAACCCTTCCTTGGCAGTGGATGTATGGACTACAGGAGACACCAGGTGCTAGCTACAATGTAGTCTACTCTTCCTAGTAGTTCTGAGTTCTTTAAAATTGCCTTAAAGTCTTATTTGAACCACAGCAATGGCAGTATCACTAAGAGGTCAGGCTGAGGTTTCTAGGCTTTCAGTAACAGCAGGAAACAAATGAAGTAGCCTATTTCAGGGAGATCAGAAGGCATGGGGCCACATTGGTCTACCTACTCTGATTCCTAAAAGAGGGAGAGTCAGCTGAGATCTGACCCCTCTGGACATCCAAATGGAATTCTTTCCTACATGCCCCAGGCAGCCGAGTGTCAGGGTCTGCTCTACTCACAGGCAGGACATCTGGGTCATCATTGCACATCTGCAGAAACCGCTCTGGGCGGGCAGAGGAATGCTCCGGACCCTGGAACCAGACAGACAAGTTAGTTTGCAAGTTCTCACATGCTGACATCTACTGGGCTTGCTGTTTCTTTCTCCTGATGTCTTCCCCCTCCCGCTAGCAAAGCACAGGACAGCAGGGATGAGGGAACTGAGTGCTTGAAAGACTGAGTAGCATCAGCACCATCTGCTGCCCGTCTAGGGATGGCCATTCAGACCACATGCAGATAGGCACTCTTGCCTTTCAAAGTGCTAGCTAGTCTTCCCATCAAATGGAAGCACCAACAGAACCCTCTTGTCTTTGGGATGGGGTCCTGGACAGGTCCTTCTCAGGTCTTGAGTTTGGTGGGCAAAGGGAAGCTCTCACCATGCCTTCCATGCCATGAGGCAGCAGGAGCACAATGCCATTCTGCCGCACCCACTTGGCCTGTCCTGGGCAGATGAACTGATCAATGATGCACTGTGCCATGTTGTTGAAATCACCAAACTGGGCCTCCCAGAGAACCAGAGCATTAGGGCTAGCCATGGCAAAGCCCAGCTCAAAGCCTATCAtggacagaaaaggaagaaagacatgtACAGGGCACCAGGCAGGGAACGCAGATGACTAAGGCGGGGCTGGGGTTGGCCTTACCCAGGACACCATACTCAGACAGCGAGCTGTTGCATACGGTGTAGGGGGCCTGATTGGGCCAAAGGTGGTTCATGGGGATGCAGGTTTTTTTGTCTACGTTCTGATCATGGAGCACATGGTGGCGATGGCTGAGGAAGAACGACAAGATTAATACGCAGGAGCACAGATATTTGAACCCTGACACTCTAGTAGACCCACTGTGACAACCTGTCTTCCTACCAGACACTTCAGAGTAGAGCCCTCCCAGCATAAAAAATGGAGCATCCACACCAAACAGGAAAGGGTGGGCAGCCCAGACACTGAGGATGCAGTGACTTTTCTGGAAATGATTTCCCCCACTCCTGGAGTATAGATACCAAAGTCCTTCCCTTCTGTTTCAAACTGAAGGGTAAATATTTTTGTTACCTGAAGGTGCCCCGCTCCACATCCTGGCCACTTAGCCGAACATGGATGCCTTCCTTCAGGAGTGATCCGAATGCCATGTATTCTGCCAGGGCCCAGTCCACAGTCCGGTTTGTCACTAGCTCCTTCCGAGTCTTCAAGATCCGGCTCAGCCCTGCAGAGAAAGAGAGcgagatgctgggcagtggtggcacacacctttaatcccagcactcgggaggcagaggcaggcggatctctgtgagttcgaggccagcctggtctacagagtgagttctaggaaaggcacaaagctacacagagaaaccctgtctcgaaaaaccaaaagaaaagaaaagaaaagaaaagaagaaataaataaatacataaataaaaagagccAGAGAGAGCACTCACAGTACTGGAGGTCCAGCTCATGTGGACACCTTACTTTCTGTGCTCCAATGACACAGGCAGAGCCTCTGTCACCCAGTGTTAGGACAGTAAAATAGTGACCTCTTAgttgcttctctgcttctttccAATTGTAGGTACTTGAGTGTTGTGGGAGCTGAGTCTACCAATACACCCAGGGGGCTCTAGGGGGCGTTTGTATAGTACGTGGCTGGGGACAATGTCTTCAAGAGGCCTGATCAAGACCACTGTTTCCACACACAAGTGCAGGGCTGGTTACCTCCATGGATGGTAAAGTTCTCCACAGGTACAGAGCTGGCGACATTCCCAATGTGGGCCAAGACATCCTCCTCCAGGCCAGTGGAGGGGCAGGACATGCTCCGGGGTTGTCCATCCAGGGTGAAAAAGCCTAGGAGAACAAAGACATGCTGAGGCATGCCATCTACTTTGGAAGAGACATCTGCAGACCAGAGTAACAGTTCTGCCTTTCTAGAAAATTCACCGTAGTACCATATGGCTTTGGATGGTTTCCGTGGGGACCACAGAGGCCTTGCTGAAACGAACACTCACTATGTGTTGCAGATACAGAAGAGGAGAGCAGAGCTCTGTCTGGGAAGAGGCTTCAGGACTCCAGCCGATGTACAGGGAGTCTAGCTGGGGTGAACAGCCCCTTGCTTACCAGGCCATGGGGAGTCCAGCCAGTGCTTGATGTGCAGGATCTTCTCATCTTTGGATCGGGTGAAGGCTTCCTCACAGATCTTATCGTACTTGGAGATCTCCTCCTGGAagagaggtggacacacacagcTAACTGAGTGCAGCACACCCGTGTTGTGCCAGTCTGTTGCACCCTGGCTTTCCCATCCCTCTGCACTTCTGCACACCCACTACCCACATGTGTACTCAGAATTACAGCTTCTGACGTCTGAAAGAGGCCTGTCACTTCTGCTCCTCATTCCCTGTGTCACGTGGCTAGAGATTCTGTTTAGTCTGTTTAGCCCCTGGACTGAACATTCTTCCTAAGAACTGGCTCAGTTTTATGTGCTTGTCAAAGACTAGGCTTTCGAGCTGTACCTTCAGCAGCTGTCCGTTCTGGGCCCTCGCACCATCCCGTGTCTAGACTGCTGCTCCTACTGTCCACTGTGACAGAAAGCTTGGTACAGATCTTAGAGGAGATTTACTACGTGAATGGACCCTTGTTCATCCATCTCTCAACCTAAACAGCCTGTGTCACCAGAAAGAACTACTGGGTAGACACTACCTCATCTCTAGAAcacttttctctgcctccaacaGATCTACTCCTTTAAAAAGCATCTTGGTGCCCCAGATCCTCAAAGAGGTTGAAATGCTGAAATGCTACAGCTGTTAAGACTTCCCATGCTTCCACTCGGGTCCCAAGAGGAAGACTGGCCTAGGATGATCTACTCTAGTTTGCCCTAGCACAAAGGCCTGCCAGGACATACCTCATATTCGGGCTGGTTGACGACACCCTGGGATACCAGCAGCTCTGCATACTTCTGCAGTACAGGCTTCTGCTTGCGGATCTGCTTGTACATGAGTGGTTGTGTAAACATAGGCTCGTCCATCTCATTGTGGCCATTGCGTCGATAACATACCTAGTCAGAGTAGCAAGAGAGGACTATGAGAGATTGTGGTTGGTCTGTGGAAAAGAataccattgtgtgtgtgtgtatgtgtttatctgtCCTTTCATCTGTGTGATGCCAACATGGCTGACATTGCTTTGCCTCAATTTACTTCCTTTACAGTTaggatttcaattttctttattttacatggtGAACTTGCTCTATCAGATGAGACATAACGAGAGTGACTTGAGAAtacaaattctttctttttttttttttttttaagacagggtttctctgtgtagccctggctgtcctggaactagagctgtagaccaggctggcctcgaactcagagatctgcctgcctttgcctcctgagtgctgggattaaaggcgtgtgctaccactgcctggcacaaatTATTTGTAAAGCAGTCTTAGATAGGACCAGCTGGATCATATAGCTCCCACTGAGAAGTATTCTGAATACTCCAGAACCAGAGGATCCTCCCTGAAGTATGACATTACAAAGTTCCAAGGTGACTTAGCAAGAGTAAGGGGATAGGCGAGATACTCTGCTTGGACATGCTTACCCTGGCATCACTTACCAGATCAACAACAACATCCTTGTGGAAGGTGCTTCTCCACTCAGCTGCCACCTTGCATACATACATGACAGCCTCAGGGTCATCCGAGTTGACATGAAAAATGGGGGCATTTACCACTCGGGCCACGTCAGTGGGGTAGGGGGAGGAGCGGGCCATCCGAGGGTCTGTGGTGAAACCAATCTGTAAGTATGGAACACATGATCAGGCATGAGGGTATCTGGAACTGGTAGTACAGGGCACAGAGAGTGGTAGGCAGGATTGGACACAACCTGTACTTTCTGCTGGGCTACTAAGAATGTGTGCCCTAAGTGGCTTCTTTgcttaagttttgtttgttttcctactcTGGTaacaaaattcatttatgtttaaCATAGGGAATAGGTTGTAgtattaactgtttttttt encodes:
- the Ogdh gene encoding 2-oxoglutarate dehydrogenase, mitochondrial isoform X3, with protein sequence MFHLRTCAAKLRPLTASQTVKTFSQNKPAAIRTFQQIRCYSAPVAAEPFLSGTSSNYVEEMYCAWLENPKSVHKSWDIFFRNTNAGAPPGTAYQSPLSLSRSSLATVAHAQSLVEAQPNVDKLVEDHLAVQSLIRAYQVRGHHIAKLDPLGISCVNFDDAPVTVSSNVGFYGLDESDLDKVFHLPTTTFIGGQESALPLREIIRRLEMAYCQHIGVEFMFINDLEQCQWIRQKFETPGIMQFTNEEKRTLLARLVRSTRFEDFLQRKWSSEKRFGLEGCEVLIPALKTIIDKSSENGVDYVIMGMPHRGRLNVLANVIRKELEQIFCQFDSKLEAADEGSGDMKYHLGMYHRRINRVTDRNITLSLVANPSHLEAADPVVMGKTKAEQFYCGDTEGKKVMSILLHGDAAFAGQGIVYETFHLSDLPSYTTHGTVHVVVNNQIGFTTDPRMARSSPYPTDVARVVNAPIFHVNSDDPEAVMYVCKVAAEWRSTFHKDVVVDLVCYRRNGHNEMDEPMFTQPLMYKQIRKQKPVLQKYAELLVSQGVVNQPEYEEEISKYDKICEEAFTRSKDEKILHIKHWLDSPWPGFFTLDGQPRSMSCPSTGLEEDVLAHIGNVASSVPVENFTIHGGLSRILKTRKELVTNRTVDWALAEYMAFGSLLKEGIHVRLSGQDVERGTFSHRHHVLHDQNVDKKTCIPMNHLWPNQAPYTVCNSSLSEYGVLGFELGFAMASPNALVLWEAQFGDFNNMAQCIIDQFICPGQAKWVRQNGIVLLLPHGMEGMGPEHSSARPERFLQMCNDDPDVLPDLQENNFDINQLYDCNWIVVNCSTPGNFFHVLRRQILLPFRKPLIVFTPKSLLRHPEARTSFDEMLPGTHFHRVIPEDGPAAQDPNNVKRLLFCTGKVYYDLTRERKARGMTEQVAITRIEQLSPFPFDLLLKEAQKYPNAELAWCQEEHKNQGYYDYVKPRLRTTIDRAKPVWYAGRDPAAAPATGNKKTHLTELQRFLDTAFDLDAFKKFS
- the Ogdh gene encoding 2-oxoglutarate dehydrogenase, mitochondrial isoform X1; its protein translation is MFHLRTCAAKLRPLTASQTVKTFSQNKPAAIRTFQQIRCYSAPVAAEPFLSGTSSNYVEEMYCAWLENPKSVHKSWDIFFRNTNAGAPPGTAYQSPLSLSRSSLATVAHAQSLVEAQPNVDKLVEDHLAVQSLIRAYQVRGHHIAKLDPLGISCVNFDDAPVTVSSNVDLAVFKERLGMLTVGGFYGLDESDLDKVFHLPTTTFIGGQESALPLREIIRRLEMAYCQHIGVEFMFINDLEQCQWIRQKFETPGIMQFTNEEKRTLLARLVRSTRFEDFLQRKWSSEKRFGLEGCEVLIPALKTIIDKSSENGVDYVIMGMPHRGRLNVLANVIRKELEQIFCQFDSKLEAADEGSGDMKYHLGMYHRRINRVTDRNITLSLVANPSHLEAADPVVMGKTKAEQFYCGDTEGKKVMSILLHGDAAFAGQGIVYETFHLSDLPSYTTHGTVHVVVNNQIGFTTDPRMARSSPYPTDVARVVNAPIFHVNSDDPEAVMYVCKVAAEWRSTFHKDVVVDLVCYRRNGHNEMDEPMFTQPLMYKQIRKQKPVLQKYAELLVSQGVVNQPEYEEEISKYDKICEEAFTRSKDEKILHIKHWLDSPWPGFFTLDGQPRSMSCPSTGLEEDVLAHIGNVASSVPVENFTIHGGLSRILKTRKELVTNRTVDWALAEYMAFGSLLKEGIHVRLSGQDVERGTFSHRHHVLHDQNVDKKTCIPMNHLWPNQAPYTVCNSSLSEYGVLGFELGFAMASPNALVLWEAQFGDFNNMAQCIIDQFICPGQAKWVRQNGIVLLLPHGMEGMGPEHSSARPERFLQMCNDDPDVLPDLQENNFDINQLYDCNWIVVNCSTPGNFFHVLRRQILLPFRKPLIVFTPKSLLRHPEARTSFDEMLPGTHFHRVIPEDGPAAQDPNNVKRLLFCTGKVYYDLTRERKARGMTEQVAITRIEQLSPFPFDLLLKEAQKYPNAELAWCQEEHKNQGYYDYVKPRLRTTIDRAKPVWYAGRDPAAAPATGNKKTHLTELQRFLDTAFDLDAFKKFS
- the Ogdh gene encoding 2-oxoglutarate dehydrogenase, mitochondrial isoform X2 — its product is MFHLRTCAAKLRPLTASQTVKTFSQNKPAAIRTFQQIRCYSAPVAAEPFLSGTSSNYVEEMYCAWLENPKSVHKSWDIFFRNTNAGAPPGTAYQSPLSLSRSSLATVAHAQSLVEAQPNVDKLVEDHLAVQSLIRAYQIRGHHVAQLDPLGILDADLDSSVPADIISSTDKLGFYGLDESDLDKVFHLPTTTFIGGQESALPLREIIRRLEMAYCQHIGVEFMFINDLEQCQWIRQKFETPGIMQFTNEEKRTLLARLVRSTRFEDFLQRKWSSEKRFGLEGCEVLIPALKTIIDKSSENGVDYVIMGMPHRGRLNVLANVIRKELEQIFCQFDSKLEAADEGSGDMKYHLGMYHRRINRVTDRNITLSLVANPSHLEAADPVVMGKTKAEQFYCGDTEGKKVMSILLHGDAAFAGQGIVYETFHLSDLPSYTTHGTVHVVVNNQIGFTTDPRMARSSPYPTDVARVVNAPIFHVNSDDPEAVMYVCKVAAEWRSTFHKDVVVDLVCYRRNGHNEMDEPMFTQPLMYKQIRKQKPVLQKYAELLVSQGVVNQPEYEEEISKYDKICEEAFTRSKDEKILHIKHWLDSPWPGFFTLDGQPRSMSCPSTGLEEDVLAHIGNVASSVPVENFTIHGGLSRILKTRKELVTNRTVDWALAEYMAFGSLLKEGIHVRLSGQDVERGTFSHRHHVLHDQNVDKKTCIPMNHLWPNQAPYTVCNSSLSEYGVLGFELGFAMASPNALVLWEAQFGDFNNMAQCIIDQFICPGQAKWVRQNGIVLLLPHGMEGMGPEHSSARPERFLQMCNDDPDVLPDLQENNFDINQLYDCNWIVVNCSTPGNFFHVLRRQILLPFRKPLIVFTPKSLLRHPEARTSFDEMLPGTHFHRVIPEDGPAAQDPNNVKRLLFCTGKVYYDLTRERKARGMTEQVAITRIEQLSPFPFDLLLKEAQKYPNAELAWCQEEHKNQGYYDYVKPRLRTTIDRAKPVWYAGRDPAAAPATGNKKTHLTELQRFLDTAFDLDAFKKFS
- the Ogdh gene encoding 2-oxoglutarate dehydrogenase, mitochondrial isoform X4 — translated: MFHLRTCAAKLRPLTASQTVKTFSQNKPAAIRTFQQIRCYSAPVAAEPFLSGTSSNYVEEMYCAWLENPKSVHKSWDIFFRNTNAGAPPGTAYQSPLSLSRSSLATVAHAQSLVEAQPNVDKLVEDHLAVQSLIRAYQIRGHHVAQLDPLGILDADLDSSVPADIISSTDKLDLAVFKERLGMLTVGGFYGLDESDLDKVFHLPTTTFIGGQESALPLREIIRRLEMAYCQHIGVEFMFINDLEQCQWIRQKFETPGIMQFTNEEKRTLLARLVRSTRFEDFLQRKWSSEKRFGLEGCEVLIPALKTIIDKSSENGVDYVIMGMPHRGRLNVLANVIRKELEQIFCQFDSKLEAADEGSGDMKYHLGMYHRRINRVTDRNITLSLVANPSHLEAADPVVMGKTKAEQFYCGDTEGKKVMSILLHGDAAFAGQGIVYETFHLSDLPSYTTHGTVHVVVNNQIGFTTDPRMARSSPYPTDVARVVNAPIFHVNSDDPEAVMYVCKVAAEWRSTFHKDVVVDLVCYRRNGHNEMDEPMFTQPLMYKQIRKQKPVLQKYAELLVSQGVVNQPEYEEEISKYDKICEEAFTRSKDEKILHIKHWLDSPWPGFFTLDGQPRSMSCPSTGLEEDVLAHIGNVASSVPVENFTIHGGLSRILKTRKELVTNRTVDWALAEYMAFGSLLKEGIHVRLSGQDVERGTFSHRHHVLHDQNVDKKTCIPMNHLWPNQAPYTVCNSSLSEYGVLGFELGFAMASPNALVLWEAQFGDFNNMAQCIIDQFICPGQAKWVRQNGIVLLLPHGMEGMGPEHSSARPERFLQMCNDDPDVLPDLQENNFDINQLYDCNWIVVNCSTPGNFFHVLRRQILLPFRKPLIVFTPKSLLRHPEARTSFDEMLPGTHFHRVIPEDGPAAQDPNNVKRLLFCTGKVYYDLTRERKARGMTEQVAITRIEQLSPFPFDLLLKEAQKYPNAELAWCQEEHKNQGYYDYVKPRLRTTIDRAKPVWYAGRDPAAAPATGNKKTHLTELQRFLDTAFDLDAFKKFS